One genomic region from Quercus robur chromosome 4, dhQueRobu3.1, whole genome shotgun sequence encodes:
- the LOC126722068 gene encoding calcium-dependent protein kinase 1-like: MGNTCVGPSITKNSFFQSVSAAMWRTRMPEDSGSTHTNGETSNEGTPSEPESPMPVQSKPPEQVTIPKSETKPETKPETKPEPAQVTKAKKQPHLKRVSSAGLRTQVLQTRTGNFKEFFTLGKKLGQGQFGTTYLCVEKATGKEYACKTIAKRKLITHEDVEDVRREIQIMHHLKGHPNVISIKEAFEDPMAVHVVMEICAGGELFDRIIKRGHYTERKAAELTRTIVGVVETCHSLGVMHRDLKPENFLFVNNQEDSLLKTIDFGLSIFFKPGERFSDVVGSPYYVAPEVLRKLYGPEADVWSAGVILYILLSGVPPFWAESEQGIFEQVLHGDLDFTSDPWPSISESAKDLVRKMLVRDPRRRPTAHDVLCHPWVQIDGVAPDKPLDSAVLSRLKHFSAMNKLKKMALKVIAESLSEEEIAGLKEMFKMIDTDNSGQITYEELKAGLKRVGANLKESEIYDLMHAADIDNSGTIDYGEFIAATLHLNKIEREDHLFAAFSYFDKDGSGYITADEIQKACEEFGIEDVRLEDLIQEVDQDNDGTIDYNEFVAMMRKGDPVGVGKKGLENSFSIGFREALRL; encoded by the exons ATGGGAAATACTTGTGTTGGACCTAGCATTactaaaaatagtttcttcCAATCGGTTTCTGCTGCAATGTGGCGGACCCGAATGCCTGAAGACTCAGGTTCTACTCATACTAATGGAGAAACTAGCAATGAGGGTACACCTAGTGAACCTGAATCACCTATGCCTGTCCAAAGCAAACCCCCAGAACAAGTTACAATACCAAAATCGGAAACTAAACCGGAAACTAAACCAGAAACTAAACCAGAACCAGCACAAGTCACAAAAGCCAAGAAACAGCCTCACTTGAAGAGGGTGTCTAGTGCAGGGCTCCGTACCCAAGTTTTACAAACAAGGACTGGTAATTTTAAGGAATTTTTCACTTTGGGGAAGAAATTAGGACAAGGCCAATTTGGGACCACATATCTATGTGTGGAGAAGGCTACAGGGAAAGAGTATGCTTGCAAAACTATTGCAAAGAGGAAGTTGATAACACATGAGGATGTGGAGGATGTGAGAAGGGAAATTCAGATCATGCACCATTTGAAGGGACATCCTAATGTTATATCTATCAAGGAAGCTTTTGAAGATCCGATGGCAGTTCATGTTGTGATGGAGATATGTGCAGGTGGTGAGCTTTTTGATAGGATCATTAAGCGTGGGCATTACACAGAAAGAAAGGCAGCTGAGCTTACTAGGACTATAGTTGGGGTTGTGGAAACTTGTCATTCGCTTGGAGTGATGCATCGAGACCTTAAGCCTGAGAATTTTCTCTTTGTCAATAACCAAGAGGATTCACTTCTCAAAACTATCGACTTTGGCCTATCGATATTCTTCAAACCAG GCGAAAGATTTTCTGATGTGGTTGGCAGCCCATATTATGTTGCACCAGAAGTTCTACGAAAGCTTTATGGTCCAGAAGCAGATGTTTGGAGTGCTGGGGTGATTCTATACATTCTATTAAGTGGAGTGCCTCCCTTTTGGGCTG AATCCGAGCAAGGGATATTCGAACAGGTCCTGCATGGTGATCTTGACTTCACTTCTGACCCTTGGCCTAGTATATCTGAAAGTGCAAAAGACTTAGTGAGGAAAATGCTTGTTCGAGATCCTAGGAGACGACCAACTGCGCATGACGTTTTGT GTCATCCCTGGGTGCAAATCGATGGAGTTGCTCCTGACAAGCCTCTTGATTCTGCAGTTTTAAGTCGCTTGAAGCATTTTTCTGCTATGAACAAGCTCAAGAAAATGGCTCTTAAA gTCATTGCAGAGAGCTTATCTGAAGAAGAGATAGCTGGCCTAAAAGAAATGTTCAAAATGATAGACACGGACAATAGTGGTCAAATCACTTATGAAGAACTCAAGGCTGGTTTGAAAAGAGTAGGAGCTAATCTTAAGGAGTCTGAAATTTATGATCTGATGCATGCA GCAGATATTGATAACAGTGGAACCATTGATTATGGAGAATTCATTGCTGCAACATTGCATCTGaacaaaattgagagagaggatCATCTATTTGCAGCTTTTTCCTACTTCGATAAGGATGGAAGTGGTTATATTACTGCTGATGAGATTCAAAAAGCTTGTGAGGAGTTTGGCATAGAAGATGTTCGCCTGGAAGATTTGATCCAAGAAGTAGATCAGGACAAC GATGGAACAATAGATTACAATGAGTTTGTGGCGATGATGCGAAAAGGAGACCCTGTAGGTGTTGGTAAGAAGGGTCTAGAAAATAGTTTCAGCATTGGATTTAGAGAGGCTCTACGACTGTAA
- the LOC126721933 gene encoding uncharacterized protein LOC126721933 gives MWAKNAECRTVIENSWGMDLDLGTPEGIMSNLCNCAMELMKWSSKMFGQIPKKIQEKRNALNSLTLQDNDGSLSTEINCLRREINDLLDDEEIYWGQRAKAHWLREGDKNTSFFHAQASERRKQNTILGIWDSRGRWCDGKDNIAQATIDYFNNIYASASPSGIDEIIDAIPARVTEEMNQNLNRSFTREEVAIALKQIHPTKAPGPDSMSAIFYQKYWSIVGSSITNMVLNVLNNNLSMACLNKTNIALIPKVNNPKRMTDFRPIGLCNVVYKLISKTIANRFKVILPHIISENQRAFIPDRLITDNVLMAFKLMHYLNHKNAGGVGYMATKLNMSKAFDRVEWCFIKGVMEKLGFSPKWIDLVMRCISSVSYSVVINGTAYGNITPTRGLRQGDPLSPILFLICTEGLSALINRAVRDQLLTGISICRGCPRVTHLLFADDSILFCKASVEESRVLKHILQKYENASGQKINTDKSSIFFSPNTSQEAKEEILANLGPMQDTRHKKYLGLPSFIGRSKTQVFAILKERIGQKLVGWKIKLLSMGGKEILIKVVAQTILTYTMGCFLLPQSLCEEIESMIRNFWWGQRQQETKMCWVSWKTMCKQKASGGMGFRNLQAFNKTLLAKQLWRILQNPNTLVARVLKARYFPTGDILNATIGNSPSYSWRSIHSSLEVIRKGTRWRVGNGKLIHIWDDKWLPTPSTYKVISPPSNIPQFPMVSSLIDPMTRWWRVNTIRAAFLPFEAETILKIPLSHDLPEDKIIWIGNSRGNFTVKSAYHLAYNMLDSNGSEECSTRDPCKLIWRKLWHLNLPPKIKIFSWRACINGLPTMEAINQRGISHSKTCPVCKNEAENLDHALLGCTSSSLVWNFWLENPLNTHGIKNSFLDSTIFILSHATPQDSELFFTIAWAIWYNRNKVVHEGCGLPPNQVWLLEKSNVENYVGSALWDFSLPRVAPTCWVPPPHGFHKINVDGASSDLENSSSIGVVIRDSFGKIVAALCKPLQVCFTAELSEVMALEHGVLLAQELQLSRIIIESDSQNAIQAVQDKATGSSYGHIVQSILQVCESFETCIFKHLSRNFNSVAHELAHFARRTRSQHLWIGVTPPCVTSFISS, from the coding sequence ATGTGGGCTAAGAATGCAGAATGTAGAACTGTTATTGAAAATTCATGGGGAATGGACCTTGACCTTGGTACTCCGGAGGGAATTATGTCTAACCTTTGTAACTGTGCTATGGAGTTAATGAAGTGGAGTTCCAAAATGTTTGGCCAGATTCCAAAAAAGATCCAGGAAAAAAGGAACGCCTTGAACTCTCTAACCCTACAAGACAACGATGGATCTTTAAGCACTGAAATTAATTGTCTAAGGCGAGAAATCAATGATCTCCTTGATGATGAAGAGATTTACTGGGGTCAAAGAGCCAAAGCGCATTGGCTTAGAGAAGGCGACAAAAACACCAGCTTCTTTCATGCCCAAGCTTCTGAGCGCCGCAAGCAGAACACTATCCTCGGAATTTGGGATAGTCGTGGCCGATGGTGTGATGGAAAGGACAATATTGCACAGGCTACCATAGACTATTTTAACAACATCTATGCATCAGCTTCCCCATCCGGGATAGATGAGATTATTGATGCCATACCTGCTCGGGTGACTGAAGAAATGAATCAAAACCTGAACAGAAGCTTCACTAGAGAGGAGGTGGCCATTGCTCTCAAACAGATCCACCCTACTAAAGCTCCCGGCCCTGACAGTATGTCCGCTatcttttatcaaaaatattGGAGCATTGTGGGTAGTAGCATCACTAATATGGTCTTAAATGTTCTCAATAATAATTTGTCTATGGCATGtctaaataaaacaaacattgcCCTCATCCCCAAAGTAAATAACCCCAAAAGAATGACGGATTTTCGACCCATAGGTCTATGTAATGTAGTTTATAAACTCATATCTAAAACTATTGCTAATAGATTCAAAGTCATTCTCCCTCATATTATCTCAGAGAATCAACGTGCTTTCATTCCAGACAGGTTAATTACTGATAATGTCCTCATGGCCTTTAAGTTGATGCACTACCTAAATCATAAAAATGCAGGGGGAGTTGGCTATATGGCTACAAAACTAAATATGAGTAAAGCTTTTGACAGGGTTGAATGGTGCTTCATAAAAGGGGTCATGGAGAAATTGGGGTTTAGTCCAAAATGGATTGATCTTGTTATGAGGTGCATTTCTTCGGTCTCATATTCAGTTGTTATAAATGGGACTGCTTATGGAAATATCACTCCCACCCGGGGGCTTCGGCAAGGGGACCCCCTCTCCCCAATCCTCTTTCTCATTTGTACTGAAGGGCTTTCTGCACTCATTAATAGGGCTGTCCGGGACCAGCTGTTGACGGGCATATCCATTTGTAGGGGCTGCCCAAGAGTCACTCACCTCCTCTTTGCGGATGATAGTATTCTTTTCTGTAAAGCTAGTGTGGAGGAAAGCCGGGTGCTGAAGCATATCCTTCAGAAATATGAGAATGCCTCGGGACAGAAAATCAACACAGATAAGTCCTCAATCTTTTTCAGTCCCAATACATCTCAAGAAGCCAAGGAAGAGATATTGGCTAACCTTGGCCCAATGCAAGATACTAGACATAAAAAGTATTTGGGCCTCCCATCCTTTATTGGGAGATCAAAGACGCAGGTATTTGCTATTCTGAAGGAGAGAATTGGGCAGAAACTTGTTGGATGGAAAATAAAACTCCTATCAATGGGTGGGAAAGAAATTCTCATTAAAGTGGTTGCCCAGACAATCCTTACATACACCATGGGGTGCTTCCTTCTCCCTCAAAGCCTATGCGAGGAAATTGAAAGTATGATAAGGAACTTCTGGTGGGGCCAACGGCAACAAGAAACTAAAATGTGTTGGGTCAGTTGGAAAACCATGTGTAAACAAAAGGCTAGTGGAGGTATGGGCTTCAGGAATTTGCAAGCTTTTAACAAAACTTTGCTAGCAAAGCAACTTTGGCGTATTCTCCAAAATCCTAACACTCTTGTGGCAAGGGTTCTCAAGGCTAGGTATTTTCCCACCGGGGACATCCTAAATGCAACCATTGGAAACTCCCCATCATACTCTTGGAGAAGCATTCACAGTAGTCTTGAAGTTATAAGGAAGGGAACTCGGTGGAGAGTAGGAAATGGGAAGCTAATTCACATATGGGATGACAAATGGTTGCCAACACCATCTACCTACAAAGTCATCTCACCTCCAAGCAATATCCCTCAATTCCCAATGGTCTCCTCTCTAATTGATCCAATGACAAGGTGGTGGAGAGTGAACACAATAAGGGCTGCCTTCCTTCCTTTTGAAGCAGAAACAATCCTAAAGATCCCCTTAAGTCATGACCTTCCTGAAGACAAAATCATTTGGATTGGAAATAGCCGTGGAAACTTCACTGTAAAAAGTGCCTACCATCTAGCTTACAACATGCTGGATTCAAATGGGAGTGAAGAATGTTCAACCAGAGACCCATGCAAACTGATTTGGAGGAAGCTTTGGCACTTAAATCTCCCACCTAAAATTAAGATCTTTTCTTGGAGAGCTTGTATCAATGGCCTTCCTACAATGGAAGCCATAAACCAGAGAGGGATTTCCCATTCTAAGACCTGCCCGGTTTGTAAAAATGAAGCTGAAAATCTTGACCATGCTCTCCTCGGCTGCACTTCCTCATCCTTGGTCTGGAATTTTTGGCTGGAGAATCCGCTGAATACCCATGGTATTAAAAACTCTTTCCTTGACTCTACTATCTTCATTCTCTCCCATGCAACACCCCAAGACTCAGAGCTTTTCTTTACTATTGCTTGGGCCATCTGGTACAATAGAAACAAGGTTGTTCATGAGGGTTGTGGGCTCCCTCCCAATCAGGTGTGGCTTCTGGAGAAGAGTAATGTTGAAAATTATGTAGGCTCGGCATTGTGGGACTTCAGTCTCCCAAGGGTTGCCCCAACTTGCTGGGTTCCCCCTCCCCACggctttcataaaataaatgtagATGGGGCGTCTTCTGACTTGGAAAACTCTTCTAGCATCGGTGTTGTCATCAGAGATAGCTTTGGCAAAATCGTAGCTGCTCTTTGCAAGCCTCTTCAAGTTTGCTTTACTGCTGAACTTTCGGAAGTAATGGCTCTGGAGCATGGTGTTCTTTTGGCTCAGGAGCTTCAGCTATCCAGAATCATAATTGAATCAGATTCGCAGAACGCCATTCAAGCAGTCCAAGACAAGGCCACAGGCAGCAGCTATGGGCACATTGTGCAGAGTATTCTTCAAGTTTGTGAATCTTTTGAGACCTGCATCTTCAAACATTTAAGCAGAAACTTCAACTCCGTTGCTCATGAGCTTGCTCATTTCGCTAGAAGAACTAGATCCCAGCACCTCTGGATTGGAGTCACGCCCCCTTGTGTAACTTCTTTTATTTCTAGCTGA
- the LOC126722070 gene encoding mitochondrial import inner membrane translocase subunit TIM23-1-like, with amino-acid sequence MDDSKLKSDPNTRFYDPYQGIQVPIPVRNVYQLPTAPQFLFDEEARRSRRNISDSLTFYTGCGYVVGAIGGGASGLVAGVKSFEPGDTSKLRVSRVLNSSGHAGRAWGNRLGIIGLIYAGMESGAMALRDVDDVWNSVAAGLGTGAVYRAARGVRSAAVAGAFGGVLVGAAVTAKQALKRYVPI; translated from the coding sequence ATGGATGATAGCAAACTAAAGTCCGACCCGAATACCCGATTCTACGACCCATACCAAGGGATCCAAGTCCCGATCCCGGTTCGAAACGTCTACCAACTCCCCACCGCCCCTCAATTCCTCTTCGACGAAGAAGCTCGCCGGAGCCGCCGTAATATCAGCGACAGCCTCACCTTCTACACCGGCTGCGGCTACGTCGTCGGGGCTATTGGCGGTGGAGCTTCCGGCCTCGTTGCCGGAGTCAAATCGTTCGAGCCCGGCGACACCTCAAAGCTCCGGGTTAGTCGGGTGCTCAACTCTTCCGGCCACGCGGGTCGGGCGTGGGGGAACCGGCTGGGGATCATCGGGCTCATTTACGCCGGCATGGAGAGCGGGGCCATGGCGCTGAGGGACGTGGACGATGTGTGGAATAGCGTGGCGGCCGGGCTTGGTACCGGCGCCGTGTATAGGGCGGCGCGTGGAGTGAGGTCGGCTGCGGTGGCGGGTGCCTTCGGTGGAGTTTTGGTTGGAGCTGCCGTGACCGCGAAGCAGGCGTTGAAGCGATATGTGCCCATTTGA